The following proteins are encoded in a genomic region of Catellatospora sp. TT07R-123:
- a CDS encoding phosphatase PAP2 family protein translates to MPDRLLRRWLAFGAVAVVLAAWVFGSLADDLAAPDESGATDPAVTGWLIAHRTGWLTGSLQVLTWLGSGWVTIPLLLAAAVAIPLWRSRRWTALLAIVVTVGAAALVSAAKLTLARSRPEVSAALTAAGGYAFPSGHTAQAAAAYGLLALLVSLRVRGRARIAVWCGAGLAVLLVAFSRVYLGVHWLTDVIGGAALGAAWLVAVIATACLLSRRYVWRTPASDAGPQDPESSDPRLKA, encoded by the coding sequence TTGCCTGATCGTCTGCTGCGGCGCTGGCTGGCCTTCGGCGCCGTGGCGGTCGTGCTCGCGGCCTGGGTGTTCGGCTCGCTCGCCGACGACCTGGCCGCACCCGACGAGTCCGGCGCGACCGATCCGGCCGTGACCGGCTGGCTGATCGCGCACCGTACGGGCTGGCTGACCGGGTCGCTCCAGGTGCTCACCTGGCTGGGCAGCGGCTGGGTGACCATCCCGCTGCTGCTGGCGGCGGCGGTGGCGATCCCGCTGTGGCGCTCGCGCCGGTGGACCGCGCTGCTCGCGATCGTCGTCACCGTCGGCGCCGCCGCCCTGGTCAGCGCGGCGAAGCTGACCCTGGCCCGGTCGCGGCCCGAGGTGTCCGCGGCCCTGACCGCCGCGGGCGGGTACGCCTTCCCGTCCGGCCACACCGCCCAGGCGGCCGCCGCGTACGGCCTGCTCGCGCTGCTGGTCTCGCTGCGGGTGCGCGGCCGCGCCCGGATCGCGGTGTGGTGCGGGGCCGGGCTGGCGGTGCTACTGGTCGCCTTCTCCCGGGTGTACCTGGGTGTGCACTGGCTCACCGATGTCATCGGCGGCGCCGCGCTCGGGGCGGCCTGGCTGGTCGCGGTGATCGCGACCGCGTGCCTGCTCAGCCGCCGCTACGTCTGGCGCACCCCGGCGAGTGACGCAGGCCCGCAAGACCCGGAGTCTTCCGATCCGCGTCTGAAAGCCTGA
- a CDS encoding TIGR03085 family metal-binding protein — MTRYAFAERLALADLMAEAGPDAPTLCGDWTVRDLLAHLLLRERRPDAAGGILIRSLAGRTERVQRRIAGRDFAALLRELRDPPWWSPVSNPLVDEAANLTEMFIHLEDVRRAVPGWLPRDLPAGLSEALWRAAGRQARLVLRRYPVQVRVSAPGHGTVIVGRPGTHPLSLTGTPGELLMFLSGRQAHARASVDGTPEAAGRLRTARLGV; from the coding sequence ATGACCCGGTACGCCTTCGCCGAAAGGCTAGCCCTGGCCGACCTGATGGCCGAGGCTGGACCCGACGCCCCCACCCTGTGCGGCGACTGGACGGTGCGGGACCTGCTGGCGCACCTGCTGCTGCGCGAGCGGCGCCCCGACGCCGCCGGCGGCATCCTGATCAGGAGCCTGGCCGGCCGCACCGAGCGGGTGCAGCGGCGCATCGCCGGGCGCGACTTCGCCGCCCTGCTGCGCGAGCTGCGCGACCCGCCGTGGTGGAGCCCGGTGAGCAATCCGCTGGTGGACGAGGCGGCCAACCTGACCGAGATGTTCATCCACCTGGAGGACGTGCGCCGGGCGGTGCCGGGCTGGCTGCCGCGCGACCTGCCCGCCGGGCTGTCGGAGGCGCTGTGGCGGGCGGCGGGCCGTCAGGCGCGCCTGGTGCTGCGGCGCTACCCGGTGCAGGTGCGGGTGTCGGCCCCCGGCCACGGCACCGTCATCGTCGGGCGCCCCGGCACCCATCCGCTGTCGCTGACCGGGACCCCGGGCGAGCTGCTGATGTTCCTGTCGGGGCGGCAGGCGCACGCGCGGGCCAGCGTCGACGGGACGCCGGAGGCGGCGGGGCGGTTGCGCACCGCGCGACTCGGGGTCTGA
- a CDS encoding YitT family protein, whose translation MPLRDRLPRRLLQLALGLAAYGVSISLMLHAHVGNQPWDVLHQGIAGHLGVTVGTVLIGMGALVLLCWIPLRQRPGIGTVANIVVIGLVVDAVNPLLPDLDHLAGRWAFMLGGILLCGFASGLYIGANLGPGPRDGLMTGLAARRWSLRGWRTLLEITVVVAGALLGGTVGIGTILYALAIGPLAQFFLPMLAVTPRPAPAPSPTPDPCPA comes from the coding sequence ATGCCGCTGCGCGACCGGCTCCCCCGCCGCCTGCTCCAGCTGGCCCTCGGCCTGGCCGCGTACGGGGTGAGCATCAGCCTCATGCTGCACGCCCACGTCGGCAACCAGCCCTGGGACGTGCTGCACCAGGGCATCGCCGGCCACCTCGGGGTGACCGTCGGCACGGTGCTCATCGGCATGGGCGCGCTGGTGCTGCTGTGCTGGATCCCGCTGCGCCAACGGCCCGGCATCGGCACGGTCGCCAACATCGTCGTCATCGGCCTGGTCGTCGACGCGGTGAACCCGCTGCTGCCCGACCTGGACCACCTCGCCGGGCGGTGGGCGTTCATGCTCGGCGGCATCCTGCTGTGCGGCTTCGCCAGTGGCCTCTACATCGGAGCCAATCTCGGGCCGGGGCCGCGTGACGGGCTGATGACCGGCCTCGCCGCCCGCCGCTGGTCACTGCGCGGCTGGCGGACGCTGCTGGAGATCACCGTCGTGGTGGCGGGTGCTCTGCTCGGCGGCACCGTCGGCATCGGCACCATCCTGTACGCCCTGGCCATCGGCCCCCTGGCCCAGTTCTTCCTGCCGATGCTCGCGGTCACCCCGCGCCCCGCCCCGGCACCCTCCCCCACCCCCGACCCCTGCCCCGCCTGA
- the hisH gene encoding imidazole glycerol phosphate synthase subunit HisH gives MTANVVVLDYGSGNLRSAQRALEAAGATVTVTPDLGLAERADGLVVPGVGAYAACMAGIDQVQAAPVIAERVMAGRPVLGICVGAQIMFEAGDEHGVVTKGLGLLPGSVTRLAARRVPHMGWNLVDAPAGSRLFTGIDADARCYFVHSYAAVPTAELDAVAVVTTSTHEQATFVAAAERGSLSVAQFHPEKSGAVGAALLRNWVEGLAS, from the coding sequence GTGACCGCGAACGTCGTCGTGCTCGACTACGGGTCGGGCAACCTGCGTTCGGCCCAGCGCGCGCTGGAGGCCGCGGGTGCGACCGTGACGGTCACCCCCGACCTGGGGCTGGCCGAGCGGGCCGATGGCCTGGTCGTGCCGGGCGTCGGGGCGTACGCGGCGTGCATGGCCGGCATCGACCAGGTCCAGGCCGCTCCGGTGATCGCCGAGCGGGTCATGGCGGGGCGCCCGGTGCTGGGCATCTGCGTCGGCGCGCAGATCATGTTCGAGGCGGGCGACGAGCACGGCGTGGTGACCAAGGGCCTGGGCCTGCTGCCCGGCTCGGTGACCCGGCTGGCCGCGCGCCGGGTGCCGCACATGGGCTGGAACCTCGTCGACGCCCCGGCCGGGTCGCGCCTGTTCACCGGGATCGACGCCGACGCGCGCTGCTACTTCGTGCACTCGTACGCCGCGGTGCCCACCGCCGAACTCGACGCCGTCGCCGTGGTCACCACGTCGACCCACGAGCAGGCCACGTTCGTGGCCGCCGCCGAGCGGGGCAGCCTGTCGGTGGCCCAGTTCCATCCGGAGAAGTCCGGTGCCGTGGGCGCCGCCCTGCTGCGCAACTGGGTCGAGGGTCTGGCATCTTGA
- a CDS encoding LysR family transcriptional regulator, with protein MFDFGRLRALDALARHGTVHAAAAALHCTPSAVSQQLAKLEREAGTTLCHKDGRGLRLSGAGRLLAEHAATVLAAADAAAAALEAYRGEVAGTVAVASFATACRGLLPPALALLAAEHPRLRPHLVECNPYEGLQALDQGRVDLAVIDDWREVRLVLPPGVAARSLGEDAADLVVPVGHPLAAAGPVPLEKAAAERWIASPEGTICHDWLMRILPGLRPDFLVGEFESQFSLVAAGLGVALIPRLARIAAVPGTAVVPLDPVPTRRVSVAWRGAAEQRPAVAAVVDALTRAWHSRTTAGIPG; from the coding sequence ATGTTCGACTTCGGCCGCCTGCGCGCCCTCGACGCGCTCGCCCGGCACGGCACCGTCCACGCGGCCGCCGCCGCCCTGCACTGCACCCCGTCGGCCGTCTCGCAGCAGCTGGCGAAGCTGGAACGCGAGGCCGGCACCACCCTGTGCCACAAGGACGGGCGCGGCCTGCGCCTGAGCGGCGCGGGGCGGCTGCTCGCCGAACATGCCGCCACCGTGCTGGCCGCCGCCGACGCCGCGGCCGCGGCGCTGGAGGCCTACCGGGGCGAGGTCGCCGGCACCGTCGCCGTCGCCAGCTTCGCCACCGCGTGCCGGGGGCTGCTGCCCCCGGCCCTGGCCCTGCTGGCCGCCGAGCACCCGCGCCTGCGCCCGCACCTGGTCGAGTGCAACCCCTACGAAGGCCTGCAAGCGCTGGACCAGGGGCGGGTCGACCTGGCGGTGATCGACGACTGGCGCGAGGTGCGGCTGGTGCTGCCGCCGGGCGTGGCCGCGCGGTCGCTGGGCGAGGACGCCGCCGACCTGGTCGTGCCCGTGGGCCACCCGCTGGCCGCGGCCGGCCCGGTGCCGCTGGAGAAGGCTGCCGCCGAACGCTGGATCGCCTCGCCCGAGGGCACGATCTGCCACGACTGGCTGATGCGGATCCTGCCCGGCCTGCGGCCGGATTTCCTGGTCGGCGAGTTCGAGAGCCAGTTCTCGCTGGTCGCGGCCGGGCTGGGCGTGGCGCTGATCCCGCGCCTGGCCCGGATCGCGGCCGTGCCCGGCACCGCCGTGGTGCCGCTGGACCCGGTGCCGACCCGACGCGTCAGCGTGGCCTGGCGGGGCGCCGCCGAGCAGCGCCCCGCCGTGGCCGCCGTCGTCGACGCCCTCACCCGCGCCTGGCACTCCCGCACCACGGCGGGCATCCCGGGCTAG
- a CDS encoding EamA family transporter — translation MRPRDILLAVAVAAAWGFNFVAIEAGLDRMPPLLFCALRFGLAAVPALFFVGRPQVAWRWVIAVGLILGVVKFSLLFAGMAAGLPAGLSSLVLQSQAIFTTVFAVALLRERPALRQWAGLGVALLGVALVAGRLGTDRPVEGFLLVLAAAVAWGLSNIVMRKAAPPSVLRFMVWVSAVATLPLLGLSLLFEGPDRIAPALRALDLTGLGALAYIAGISTLAGFAGWGALISRYGAATVAPFSMLVPFFGMSSAALWLGEPLHATDLVAGVLVVGGVLLGAARRSHQPVPRPGAVGPPAACQVASTA, via the coding sequence ATGCGACCCAGAGACATCCTGCTGGCGGTGGCCGTGGCCGCCGCGTGGGGCTTCAACTTCGTGGCGATCGAGGCCGGGCTCGACCGGATGCCGCCCTTGCTGTTCTGCGCGCTGCGGTTCGGGCTGGCGGCCGTACCGGCGCTGTTCTTCGTCGGCCGCCCGCAGGTCGCCTGGCGCTGGGTGATCGCGGTCGGCCTGATCCTCGGCGTGGTCAAGTTCTCCCTGCTCTTCGCCGGTATGGCCGCAGGCCTGCCGGCCGGGCTGTCCTCGCTGGTCCTCCAGAGCCAGGCGATCTTCACCACCGTGTTCGCGGTGGCGCTGCTGCGCGAGCGCCCCGCCCTGCGTCAGTGGGCGGGCCTGGGCGTCGCCCTGCTCGGTGTGGCCCTGGTCGCCGGACGGCTCGGCACCGACCGCCCGGTCGAAGGGTTCCTGCTGGTGCTGGCCGCCGCCGTGGCCTGGGGCCTGTCCAACATCGTGATGCGCAAGGCCGCGCCGCCCAGCGTGCTGCGGTTCATGGTGTGGGTCTCGGCGGTGGCCACTCTGCCGCTGCTCGGCCTGTCCCTGCTGTTCGAAGGGCCGGACCGGATCGCCCCGGCGCTGCGCGCCCTGGACCTGACCGGGCTGGGCGCCCTGGCCTACATCGCCGGGATCTCGACGCTGGCCGGATTCGCGGGCTGGGGCGCGCTCATCAGCCGGTACGGCGCCGCCACCGTCGCCCCGTTCTCGATGCTGGTGCCGTTCTTCGGGATGAGCTCGGCGGCGCTGTGGCTGGGCGAGCCGCTGCACGCCACCGACCTGGTCGCGGGCGTGCTGGTCGTGGGCGGGGTGCTGCTGGGCGCCGCCCGCCGGTCCCACCAGCCGGTCCCGCGGCCGGGCGCGGTCGGCCCGCCCGCGGCCTGCCAGGTAGCGTCGACGGCATGA
- the hisF gene encoding imidazole glycerol phosphate synthase subunit HisF — MSVAVRVIPCLDVDASGRVVKGVHFVNLRDAGDPVELAAAYGEAGADELTFLDVAASAQGRGTILDVVRRTAETVFIPLTVGGGVRSADDVDVLLRAGADKVGVNTAAIRRPEVITEISQRFGNQVLVLSLDVRRVADAPYAPSGFELTTHGGRQSAGIDAIEWARRVAELGAGEILLNSMDADGTRDGFDLELIRLVRAEVDIPVIASGGAGKAADFPPAVTAGADAVLAASVFHFGDVAIGEVKSALRATGHPVR, encoded by the coding sequence ATGAGCGTCGCGGTGCGAGTCATCCCCTGTCTGGACGTCGACGCCTCCGGGCGCGTGGTCAAGGGCGTCCATTTCGTGAACCTGCGCGACGCCGGGGACCCGGTCGAGCTGGCCGCCGCGTACGGCGAGGCCGGGGCCGACGAGCTGACCTTCCTGGACGTGGCCGCCTCGGCGCAGGGGCGCGGCACGATCCTCGACGTGGTGCGGCGCACCGCCGAGACGGTCTTCATCCCGCTGACCGTCGGCGGCGGGGTGCGCTCGGCCGACGACGTGGACGTGCTGCTGCGCGCCGGGGCGGACAAGGTCGGCGTGAACACCGCCGCGATCCGGCGCCCCGAGGTGATCACCGAGATCAGCCAGCGGTTCGGCAACCAGGTGCTGGTGCTGTCGCTGGACGTGCGCCGGGTCGCCGACGCGCCGTACGCGCCGAGCGGGTTCGAGCTGACGACCCACGGCGGGCGGCAGTCGGCCGGGATCGACGCCATCGAGTGGGCGCGGCGGGTCGCGGAACTCGGGGCGGGGGAGATCCTGCTCAACTCGATGGACGCCGACGGCACCAGGGACGGCTTCGACCTGGAGCTGATCCGGCTGGTACGGGCGGAGGTGGACATCCCGGTGATCGCGTCGGGTGGGGCGGGCAAGGCCGCCGACTTCCCGCCCGCGGTCACCGCGGGTGCCGACGCGGTCCTAGCCGCGAGCGTCTTCCACTTCGGCGACGTCGCGATCGGCGAGGTCAAGTCGGCCCTGCGCGCCACCGGCCACCCCGTCCGCTGA
- a CDS encoding Bax inhibitor-1/YccA family protein, which produces MQSSNPVLTRPITPPVIERREVGRATVDGVAGRTFVLVAVTVIAAALSWNLLRSPAWTGLFVLGSTLATLVLVLVITFKQITNPFVIAGYAVLQGVFLGVVSRELEQQFPGIVVQAVIGTFGVFLAMALLYRLRVLRATKRFTQIVVGSLVGILLLSLVDFVLRFFGTGLSIYKPGTTGIIFALICIVVGALTFIIDFDQVERAVNGGLPARYGWYLAFGLLVGLIFLYWQIIRLLSYVRGR; this is translated from the coding sequence ATGCAGAGTTCCAATCCGGTGCTGACCCGGCCGATCACCCCGCCCGTGATCGAGCGCCGCGAGGTCGGGCGGGCCACTGTGGACGGCGTGGCCGGGCGTACGTTCGTGCTGGTCGCCGTCACCGTCATCGCCGCGGCGCTATCCTGGAACCTGCTGCGCTCCCCCGCCTGGACCGGCCTGTTCGTGCTCGGCTCCACGCTGGCCACCCTGGTGCTCGTCCTGGTGATCACCTTCAAGCAGATCACCAACCCGTTCGTGATCGCCGGGTACGCCGTCCTGCAGGGCGTCTTCCTCGGCGTGGTCAGCCGCGAGCTGGAGCAGCAGTTCCCCGGCATCGTGGTGCAGGCGGTGATCGGCACGTTCGGGGTGTTCCTGGCGATGGCGCTGCTCTACCGGCTGCGGGTCCTGCGCGCCACGAAGCGGTTCACCCAGATCGTGGTCGGCTCGCTGGTCGGCATCCTGCTGCTGTCACTGGTGGACTTCGTGCTGCGGTTCTTCGGCACGGGCCTGAGCATCTACAAGCCCGGTACGACGGGCATCATCTTCGCGCTCATCTGCATCGTGGTCGGCGCGCTGACCTTCATCATCGACTTCGACCAGGTCGAACGGGCGGTGAACGGCGGCCTGCCCGCGCGCTACGGCTGGTACCTGGCGTTCGGCCTGCTGGTCGGCCTGATCTTCCTGTACTGGCAGATCATCCGCCTGCTCAGCTACGTCCGCGGCCGCTAG
- a CDS encoding PLP-dependent aminotransferase family protein, whose protein sequence is MSVSVRGGQLARLLGRWHALPARRRSPDYAALASAVRGLLADGRLPLGVRLPAERELAEALEVSRTTVSAAYRELRDSGHLTSRRGAGSWTTLPSGHRVAGSGLWLADDDLDLIDLSCAALAAPDCLLEASREAVEELPRYLGGAGYHPSGIAELREAVADRYAARGLPTSPEQIMITNGVLHALDLILRLQVPVGAQVLVESPTYPNALAALAGRRARISTHGLDDGGWDAELLLGALRQTRPGLAYLIPEFQNPTGHVMPAHLREQLVAAAQRTGTDLVVDESFVDLPLDGQELPPAVASYDRHGRVLTIGGMSKPFWGGLRIGWIRASAPIVQRLAAVRVGVDTAGPVLDQLVAVRLLARAGEVIPQRRAQLAAQRDALVAAVREHLPSWRVTVPSGGVTLWAELDGPVSSALARSVEPLGLRLAPGPRFGLDGTLERFVRLPFTLPVPELVDGVRRIAAARYDLDRTGRPQWSEPALIA, encoded by the coding sequence ATGAGCGTCTCGGTACGCGGCGGGCAGCTCGCCCGGCTGCTCGGCCGGTGGCATGCCCTGCCCGCCCGGCGCCGCAGCCCCGACTACGCCGCGCTGGCCTCGGCCGTGCGCGGGCTGCTGGCCGACGGCCGGCTGCCGCTGGGTGTGCGCCTGCCCGCCGAACGGGAGCTGGCCGAGGCGCTGGAGGTGTCGCGGACCACGGTCAGTGCGGCATACCGGGAGCTGCGCGACTCAGGCCACCTGACCAGCCGCCGGGGCGCCGGGAGCTGGACCACCCTGCCCAGCGGCCACCGGGTGGCCGGCAGCGGCCTGTGGCTGGCCGACGACGACCTGGACCTGATCGACCTGAGCTGCGCCGCGCTGGCCGCGCCGGACTGCCTGCTGGAGGCGTCGCGGGAGGCGGTCGAGGAGCTGCCGCGCTACCTGGGCGGGGCGGGCTACCACCCCAGCGGCATCGCGGAGCTGCGCGAGGCGGTGGCCGACCGGTATGCCGCGCGCGGCCTGCCGACCAGCCCCGAGCAGATCATGATCACCAACGGGGTGCTGCACGCCCTGGACCTGATCCTGCGGTTGCAGGTGCCCGTCGGGGCGCAGGTGCTGGTGGAGTCGCCGACGTACCCGAACGCGCTGGCGGCGCTGGCGGGGCGGCGGGCGCGGATCAGCACGCACGGGCTGGACGACGGCGGCTGGGACGCCGAGCTGCTGCTCGGGGCGCTGCGGCAGACCCGGCCGGGGCTGGCGTACCTGATCCCGGAGTTCCAGAACCCGACCGGCCACGTGATGCCCGCGCACCTGCGTGAGCAGCTGGTCGCCGCGGCCCAGCGCACCGGCACCGACCTGGTCGTCGACGAGTCTTTCGTCGACCTGCCCCTGGACGGGCAGGAGCTGCCGCCCGCGGTGGCCTCGTACGACCGGCACGGCCGGGTGCTGACCATCGGCGGCATGAGCAAGCCGTTCTGGGGCGGGCTGCGCATCGGCTGGATCCGCGCGTCGGCCCCGATCGTGCAGCGGCTGGCTGCGGTGCGCGTCGGCGTGGACACGGCCGGGCCGGTGCTGGACCAGCTGGTGGCGGTGCGGTTGCTGGCCCGCGCGGGCGAGGTGATCCCGCAGCGGCGGGCCCAGCTGGCGGCCCAGCGCGACGCCCTGGTCGCGGCGGTGCGCGAGCACCTGCCCTCCTGGCGGGTCACCGTCCCCTCGGGTGGGGTGACGCTGTGGGCGGAGCTGGACGGGCCGGTCTCCAGCGCGCTGGCGCGGTCGGTGGAGCCGCTGGGCCTGCGCCTGGCCCCGGGCCCGAGGTTCGGCCTCGACGGGACGCTGGAGCGGTTCGTCCGGCTGCCGTTCACGCTGCCGGTGCCGGAGCTGGTCGACGGCGTACGCCGCATCGCGGCCGCCCGCTACGACCTCGACCGCACCGGCCGCCCGCAGTGGAGCGAGCCCGCGCTGATCGCCTGA
- a CDS encoding long-chain fatty acid--CoA ligase encodes MTLDVPYRSIPDMFLRRVAASPDGRAFGAPGADGQPVWFTWTQIAARAKAIAAGLTTLGVGQEDRVAILSSTRLDWIVADLGIMCSSAATTTVYPTTEPEDACFIVADSGSKVLVAENPAQAAKMDPASVPTLTHVVLIDGEADPSAPIPQLTLAELERRGNELLAGQADLVDTIVAGIAPEHLATLIYTSGTTGRPKGVELLHRGWCWEGVAQADVGVLLPTDVQFLWLPLSHSFGKTLICGILHVGVPTYVDGRVDKIIDNLSLIRPTLMCAAPRIFEKVYNRVVTQATSAGGLKAKIFGWAVRTGREKTALEQAGRPVPGGLMRKYGIAHKLVFAKLHDRLGGNIRYMVSGSAALSVPIAEFFAAAGLPISEGYGLTESSAGNFVNRPGQLKIGTVGQALADLEVKIDEDGEILLRGAPVMRGYHNLPDETASVFTEDGFFRTGDIGELDGAGYLKITDRKKDLVKTSGGKYIAPSHIEGLFKALCPYTSQVLVIGNSRNYCSMLVTLDPEAIIGWAAGGPLEGKSYAEIVGSAEAKAMVSGHIDELNAKLNRWETIKKFTILPRDLTIESGEITPSLKLKRRTVETNFASEIEKMYEGSLVEI; translated from the coding sequence ATGACTCTCGACGTGCCGTACCGTTCCATTCCGGACATGTTCCTGCGGCGGGTGGCGGCGTCGCCCGACGGTCGCGCCTTCGGCGCGCCGGGCGCCGACGGCCAGCCCGTCTGGTTCACCTGGACGCAGATCGCCGCCCGGGCCAAGGCCATCGCGGCAGGGCTGACCACGCTGGGCGTCGGACAGGAGGACCGCGTCGCGATCCTGTCCAGCACCCGGCTCGACTGGATCGTGGCCGACCTGGGCATCATGTGCTCCAGCGCCGCGACGACGACGGTCTACCCGACCACCGAGCCGGAGGACGCCTGCTTCATCGTGGCCGACTCGGGTTCGAAGGTGCTGGTCGCCGAGAACCCGGCCCAGGCCGCGAAGATGGACCCGGCGTCGGTGCCGACCCTGACGCACGTGGTGCTCATCGACGGCGAGGCCGACCCGAGCGCCCCGATCCCTCAGCTCACCCTGGCCGAGCTGGAGCGGCGCGGCAACGAGCTGCTGGCCGGGCAGGCGGACCTGGTCGACACGATCGTCGCCGGGATCGCCCCGGAGCACCTGGCGACCCTCATCTACACCTCGGGCACCACCGGCCGCCCCAAGGGCGTCGAGCTGCTGCACCGGGGCTGGTGCTGGGAGGGCGTGGCGCAGGCCGACGTCGGCGTGCTGCTGCCCACCGACGTGCAGTTCCTGTGGCTGCCGCTGTCGCACTCGTTCGGCAAGACGCTGATCTGCGGCATCCTGCACGTGGGCGTGCCGACGTACGTCGACGGGCGGGTCGACAAGATCATCGACAACCTGAGCCTGATCCGGCCGACGCTGATGTGCGCCGCGCCGCGCATCTTCGAGAAGGTCTACAACCGCGTGGTCACCCAGGCCACCTCGGCCGGCGGCCTCAAGGCCAAGATCTTCGGCTGGGCGGTCCGGACCGGCCGCGAGAAGACCGCGCTGGAGCAGGCGGGCAGGCCGGTGCCGGGCGGGCTGATGCGCAAGTACGGCATCGCGCACAAGCTGGTCTTCGCCAAGCTGCACGACCGCCTCGGCGGCAACATCCGCTACATGGTCTCCGGTTCGGCCGCCCTGTCGGTGCCGATCGCCGAGTTCTTCGCGGCCGCCGGGCTGCCCATCAGCGAGGGCTACGGCCTGACCGAGAGCAGCGCGGGCAACTTCGTCAACCGCCCCGGCCAGCTGAAGATCGGCACCGTGGGCCAGGCACTGGCCGACCTCGAGGTGAAGATCGACGAAGACGGCGAGATCCTGCTGCGCGGCGCCCCCGTCATGCGCGGCTACCACAACCTGCCCGACGAGACCGCCTCGGTCTTCACCGAGGACGGGTTCTTCCGCACCGGCGACATCGGCGAGTTGGACGGTGCGGGGTACCTGAAGATCACGGACCGCAAGAAGGACCTGGTCAAGACCTCCGGCGGCAAGTACATCGCGCCCAGCCACATCGAGGGCCTGTTCAAGGCGCTGTGCCCGTACACCTCGCAGGTGCTGGTGATCGGCAACTCCCGCAACTACTGCAGCATGCTGGTCACCCTCGACCCCGAGGCGATCATCGGCTGGGCGGCGGGCGGCCCGCTGGAGGGGAAGAGCTACGCCGAGATCGTCGGCTCCGCCGAGGCGAAGGCCATGGTCAGCGGCCACATCGACGAGCTGAACGCGAAGCTGAACCGGTGGGAGACGATCAAGAAGTTCACCATCCTGCCGCGCGATCTCACCATCGAGTCCGGAGAGATCACCCCATCGCTGAAGCTGAAGCGACGCACGGTGGAGACCAATTTCGCCTCCGAAATCGAGAAGATGTACGAGGGATCGCTCGTCGAGATCTGA
- the priA gene encoding bifunctional 1-(5-phosphoribosyl)-5-((5-phosphoribosylamino)methylideneamino)imidazole-4-carboxamide isomerase/phosphoribosylanthranilate isomerase PriA — MALDLLPAVDVAGGQAVRLVQGAAGSETSYGDPLTAALDFQRAGAQWIHLVDLDAAFGRGSNAALLADVVSRLDVKVELSGGIRDDASLAAALGTGAARVNIGTAALEDPQWCDRVVGEYGDRIAIGLDVRGRTLSARGWTRDGGDLYEVLARLDKAGCSRYVVTDILKDGTLQGPNLDLLRDVCAATPAPVIASGGVSTLDDLRALATLAPVGVEGVITGKAIYAGAFTVEQALAALAEA, encoded by the coding sequence ATGGCACTGGACCTGCTGCCCGCCGTGGACGTCGCCGGGGGCCAGGCGGTGCGCCTGGTGCAGGGTGCCGCCGGCAGCGAGACGTCGTACGGCGACCCGCTGACCGCCGCGCTGGACTTCCAGCGGGCCGGGGCGCAGTGGATCCACCTGGTCGACCTCGACGCCGCGTTCGGCCGGGGCTCCAACGCCGCGCTGCTGGCCGACGTGGTCAGCCGCCTCGACGTGAAGGTGGAGCTGTCCGGTGGCATCCGCGACGACGCATCGCTGGCCGCGGCCCTGGGCACCGGCGCGGCCCGGGTCAACATCGGCACCGCCGCGCTGGAGGACCCGCAGTGGTGCGACCGGGTCGTCGGCGAGTACGGCGACCGCATCGCGATCGGGCTGGACGTGCGCGGCCGTACGCTGTCGGCGCGCGGCTGGACCCGCGACGGCGGCGACCTGTACGAGGTGCTGGCCCGCCTGGACAAGGCCGGGTGCTCCCGCTACGTCGTCACCGACATCCTCAAGGACGGCACGCTCCAGGGCCCGAACCTGGACCTGCTGCGCGACGTCTGCGCCGCCACGCCCGCCCCGGTGATCGCCTCCGGCGGCGTGTCCACCCTGGACGACCTGCGCGCCCTGGCCACCCTGGCCCCGGTCGGGGTCGAGGGCGTCATCACCGGCAAGGCCATCTACGCCGGTGCCTTCACCGTCGAGCAGGCCCTCGCGGCGCTCGCCGAGGCCTAG